One part of the Rutidosis leptorrhynchoides isolate AG116_Rl617_1_P2 chromosome 1, CSIRO_AGI_Rlap_v1, whole genome shotgun sequence genome encodes these proteins:
- the LOC139884866 gene encoding uncharacterized protein isoform X2: MGSRLGRRVVNFANIPIKLLMPTYFTNITEIALKTIPSASKIEIKRVLESLYGFQVDEVRTLNMDGKRKKRGGLLITKPDYKKAYVTLRNPLSISPDLYPIRVIEEEKKNMSKQSKSTIVEGDETTKTHWLDGSGVKKPTGYGGRERRTVTDRRGSFGSSSTTPASKFPWTNMRSSARELVACLDM; encoded by the exons ATGGGGAGTCGATTGGGAAGAAGAGTGGTTAACTTTGCTAATATTCCTATCAAGCTTCTTATGCCTACTTATTTCACCAACATCACTGAAATCGCTCTCAAGACTATCCCTTCTGCATCTAAG ATTGAAATCAAGAGAGTTTTAGAGTCGCTATATGGATTCCAAGTCGATGAGGTTAGAACCCTTAATATGGACGGAAAGAGAAAGAAGCGAGGCGGACTTTTGATCACAAAACCTGATTACAAAAAGGCATATGTTACTTTAAGGAACCCACTTTCAATATCCCCAGATTTGTACCCAATTCGTGTGATTGAAGAGgaaaagaagaacatgagcaagcaGTCTAAGTCCACTATTGTTGAAGGTGATGAAACAACTAAGACACATTGGCTTGATGGAAGCGGAGTTAAGAAGCCGACAGGTTACGGTGGCAGGGAGCGGCGCACAGTGACCGACCGCCGCGGAAGTTTCGGATCCTCCAGCACCACTCCAGCATCCAAGTTTCCTTGGACAAACATGCGATCTTCTGCTAG GGAACTTGTAGCCTGTTTAGACATGTGA
- the LOC139884866 gene encoding uncharacterized protein isoform X1, with translation MGSRLGRRVVNFANIPIKLLMPTYFTNITEIALKTIPSASKIEIKRVLESLYGFQVDEVRTLNMDGKRKKRGGLLITKPDYKKAYVTLRNPLSISPDLYPIRVIEEEKKNMSKQSKSTIVEGDETTKTHWLDGSGVKKPTGYGGRERRTVTDRRGSFGSSSTTPASKFPWTNMRSSASGRAKRQNDEGGCPSNTYCNKAVTKRADTITNPCIHV, from the exons ATGGGGAGTCGATTGGGAAGAAGAGTGGTTAACTTTGCTAATATTCCTATCAAGCTTCTTATGCCTACTTATTTCACCAACATCACTGAAATCGCTCTCAAGACTATCCCTTCTGCATCTAAG ATTGAAATCAAGAGAGTTTTAGAGTCGCTATATGGATTCCAAGTCGATGAGGTTAGAACCCTTAATATGGACGGAAAGAGAAAGAAGCGAGGCGGACTTTTGATCACAAAACCTGATTACAAAAAGGCATATGTTACTTTAAGGAACCCACTTTCAATATCCCCAGATTTGTACCCAATTCGTGTGATTGAAGAGgaaaagaagaacatgagcaagcaGTCTAAGTCCACTATTGTTGAAGGTGATGAAACAACTAAGACACATTGGCTTGATGGAAGCGGAGTTAAGAAGCCGACAGGTTACGGTGGCAGGGAGCGGCGCACAGTGACCGACCGCCGCGGAAGTTTCGGATCCTCCAGCACCACTCCAGCATCCAAGTTTCCTTGGACAAACATGCGATCTTCTGCTAG TGGAAGAGCCAAAAGGCAGAACGATGAAGGTGGCTGCCCATCAAACACATACTGCAACAAAGCTGTAACTAAGAGAGCGGATACAATAACGAACCCCTGCATTCACGTGTAA